The following are encoded together in the Lactuca sativa cultivar Salinas chromosome 1, Lsat_Salinas_v11, whole genome shotgun sequence genome:
- the LOC128126289 gene encoding uncharacterized protein LOC128126289, which produces MKIIVSDSSKFQFVGSIPESMYGCVPNDSRIIRTYKEFHRSGPRELIPEMIQSIHDADRPAPKGKKQDKGKDKKVVKGAKGPSPKKRKPSKEAQSPPPKKRKTQPRRKLILASSSSESEEESSDSEESLREATTTTTAGVRTNVSDTGAPTSAPEPTPPSPSSPDQTAEDEEPFLRGEDMTFDSGSAHSNAEKLDSLVHKLATSVASELQSFASLRQSLNDDNKLFQATIEERLTKLQEDLASENSVMDALARKTTALKVKSLHLFQSEKEVASL; this is translated from the exons ATGAAGATCATAGTGTCTGATTCCTCCAAATTTCAGttcgttggctcaatccctgagtcaatgtatgggtGTGTTCCAAACGATAGTCGCATCAtcagaacttacaaggagtttcatCGCTCAGGTCCCAGAGAGCTCATTCCTGAAATGATCCAATCCATTCATGACGCTGACAGGCCTGCTCCCAAGGGAAAGAAACAAGACAAGGGAAAGGACAAGAAAGTTGTCAAAGGAGCGAAgggtccttctccaaagaagcgcAAACCTTCCAAGGAAGCTCAAtcccctccaccaaagaagaggaagactcaacccaGGCGTAAActtattcttgcctcctcctccagtgaatctgaggaagagagttcagacTCAGAAGAGTCCCTTCGAG aagctaccacaacaaccaccgCTGGGGTTcgaaccaatgtatctgatacgggggctcctacttcaGCACCTGAACCTACCCCACCGTCGCCTTCATCTCCTGATCAAACAGCAGAAGATGAGGAACCTTTTCTTAGAGGAGAggacatgacgtttgactcg GGATCCGCACACTCCAATGCAGAGAAGCTTGATTCTCTTGTCCACAAGCTGGCCACTTCAGTTGCCTCTGAACTGCAGtcctttgccagtcttcgtcagtCTCTCAATGATGACAACAAATTATTCCAGGCGACTATTGAGGAGCGTTTGACAAAGCTGCAAGAAGATCTCGCTTCAGAGAACTcagtgatggatgctcttgctcgGAAGACTACtgctcttaaggtcaagagtcttcatctttTTCAATCAGAAAAGGAAGTTGCCTCTCTCTGA